The nucleotide sequence CTGGTCCCCAGCGTGGTGGTGATACTTCAGCCACCTCCCTGCTAGTGCTGTGGcacccagggctcagcctgtgctggagttTTCAGGGAAAATCTGAGCTCCAcattcccagcccaggaacTGCTGGCTGCCTTTGGTGACATTTTCCTGTGACATGGGGGAAAaccccccagggctggctgggatttggggtgcctGGCCATGTCCCAGCACCACCCCAGTCTGGGGCTTTCCAGTGCCAGGGGTGTGGGGCAGTCCCCATGTCGTGGGACACCCACAGAACTCTAAGCTGGACTtcacctgccccagccccattcAAGCCACAGGGAAACCCCAGCTCTCTTCCCTGGGACAGCCTAAAACATCCCTGGGGACTTCACAGAATAGACTGGATTAAAGgggacattaaagctcatcttgttctgACCCcttgccacaggcagggacaccttccactatcccaggttgctccaagccccatccaacccggCCTTGAACACTCACAAGTATGGGGCAGCCACAACATCACTGGGCAACCAGGGCCAGcgcctcaccatcctcacagggaagaatttcttcccaatatcccctCTATCCTTGCCCTCTGTCAGGTTaaagccattgccccttgtctTGTCACTCCAGGCACTTGTCCAAAGGCCCCatctctcttggagcccctttaggtactggaagtggctctaaggtctccccagagccttctctttttcaggctgaatGCCCACAGCTCTCTCGACttgtctccagagcagaggtgctccagcttTTGGAGCATCTCTATAGActcctctgggcagcacaagctcacttctccagcctgtccaggttcCTCTGGATaccatcccttccctccagcatgtCAGCTGCAGTACATGGCTTGCCTGGAAAGGAGAATAAGCAGGATTTGGGGACCATCCCCACCACAGGGCTCACGGGATCACCTGGAGGGGCctgacccagctgcagggactgtGCCGAGGGGCTCTGCCTGTGACCAGATGGCTCCGAGCAGCCCTAAGCTTTCCATAATGCCCCTAATTGTCCCCCGGCGCGGGAGCGGGTGGCCTGGCCCAGCTGGTGCCTGTGTCCCCCCGCAGCCACGGCTCCGGGACCTCTGGCTATTTTTAATCCCAGGAAGCTATTTTTGAAGGGAGAGGCTATTTTCCCTGCCCGCGGCTAATCCTGTCTTGCCGTTCAACCTTACCCAGCTATTTGCCGGGGCAGCGCAATGGGCGGCTCCCTGCCCCGGGCAGCCTGCATCCAGAGGGATTCGGGACAggagggatggggtgggaaaTGCCGGCAGGGATGGGGTGGTCCTGCACCCCATGCCCTGCTCTgccgggcccggggctgctGAACGCCCGGGCTTGATCAGTGCCACGGAGGGGAACGCTCCCCATTTGCGGCCACGCACTGATCGTTCCCCCACCCGCCCCGCGGGAGCCGGGAAAGCCATCAGAGGATGGGATGCCAAAGGTGACGGGGCCGCGTGTCCCCTGAGCCTTGCGGGGACCGCGGGGTCCTGGGAGCGCCGGCAAACTGGGACTGAACTGGAAGCAGGTGTTGGGCACGTCCCGGCGGGGAGGAAGGGTGGGGTTGCGGGCCGGGGGGAGCGGGGTGCGCATCTGGCAGCGGAGGGGTGGCAGGAAGCGCCGCGCTGGCCCGGCCCCCCCGGGCTCGGCTGCCTCGGGGTCCCGGGGGGCCGCGCCGCTGCCAGATGTTGTGCAGCTGTCTCCTCCGCTTCCTTTCCCTCCATGCCCCGCATCCTTCGGGAAGCTCTTCCCTGCGCTTCCTCGGCGGGGAGAGCGAGGGAGACCTCCCCAGCCCCCCGCTCCTCCGGCCTCCTTCCTGAGCCCCGGCTCTGTTCGCTCCAGCGTTCAGCTCTTTCACCCTCGGACTCACCGCCCCCCACCCTCCTCCCACCTCTCCGCGGCCCCTcgctccttttcttctcctgccagctcccGATCCCTGGGGATCTCTCCCCTCTCTCGCCTCCTGATGCCGGGGCTGCCTCCTGCGCTCCTGGCTCAGAGCTCGCCTCGCTCCCAGGGCAAAAgaaggcaggaggcagcagcgTCGAGCATCActtattgcttttcttctcttgcctctcccagcatttcccattttcccacaGCGCAGGGACTGCTCAGAGCCCGACCAGCCCATCATGGGCAGGGAAAAGCCGGGAGAGCCGCAGGGAGCGGGGCCGTGGGCTGCGGGAGCGTGGGCTGCGGAAGCCGGGGAGATGCTCGCTGCCGGCAGCTCACACCGACTGCGGGGCGCAGATAGGATTCAGGGATTAGAGCAGCTTAGGGAACAGGGCTCTTCCAAGCGGCAGATGGTGCTGGATGGATCCCAGGGCAGGGTTAGCGGGGTGGGAAACaggtcccagagcagccctgggcagggcaggggaaatCAGGCAGaagcgggaggaggaggagggtttTTGCCCAGCCCGTTTCCGGAGCGcgaggaagggctggagggacagatccttgccccagctcccaggaatgGCAGCTGACGCCCAGAGCCGGTCAAAaaagctgcagtgacagcagcgTGGCTTTTGCACGCCATGGCCCCAGGAAGTTTCCCTTGTACCCCAGCCCGGCGGCGGGGTTCAAGGTCCCGGTTTCGGGACGTGGCTCCATCACCCACCGGGTCCTTCAGCTGCAcatgtcccttgtccccacgtgtgtgtgtgtgtttgtgtctccACAGAAATGCAGGCTCCCGGGTGTGCTCATCATTCTGGGCGTGTGTGGGAAGCTCCAAGACCAGAGGTTTCATCCCATGTCCCCTGGATCCCCCTGAGGTGGACTTCGCCACAGGGATGCCTTTTTGGGCTACCTAAAAATAGAGGCCAGACAaaattaagggaataaaaagtggttatatttattgaagggccttcaggtacCTTTTGGGCAGACAAAGCCCCCCAGGGGCAACACCCAAAATGGATGACAGGTCACAGGTgctcacacttttataagtttggtcctTTTGCATATTGGAGGTTAATCTTCCAATAACAccttcaggtaatgaagtaaTTTACCTCAAGTTTGCCCCCCCCAACTCACTTTCGTTTACATTTCTCAGGCCCTGAgacagtgaggtgtccttgattcccaggcctggagaggtattgttttgtctgaccaaaatgggaaagcagtAGCTATGGAGTTTAGAGCTATGGCAAAGCACTTTCTATGGAGTTTAGAGTAATACACTAAAGAATTGAAGGattacaaatatatgaaaaatataaaagctaaaatcctaaggcatcaACAGGAGTACATGCTCCCAGGTGTGCATGTCATTCTGGGGGTGCATGGGAAGCCCTAGACATCCCTCCATGTCCTCTGCATGTCCCTGAGATGTTcttgggcacagggatggatttgtgggcagcagggtgctgctgtgggactggAATGGGactgcccttcctgccccacGGCGCTGGTGGCTCCCTGGATGAGCAACTTCACCCCAAATTCTGCTGGGGGAATTCCCAGTGACGAGGGTGGAAACAAGAGATGACGAGGTGGGGCCCAGAGAGAAACcccacagctggggcagcactggTGGCTGACACAGAGTGCTCCTGTGCCCCCAGGAGCTGTTTTGGAGCTGAGATCAGCCAAATGAGACAGGAtaacaaagcagaaattaagGGACCCATTTCCAGCAGAGGAGTGATTTTCAAAAGTGGCCTCAGAGGAGAAGGGTCTGACTTGCTCCAGCTGAGATTGTCCCCATGGCTCCTGAGGGCATTTGTGGTGGGAACAGGGGGACTCCAGCTGACAGTGGGAAAGCCCAGCCACCAACCAGGGAGTCACTGACATTTTCTGGGAAAGAGCAGGACGTGAACGGGAACCCCTCGGGCAGCCCGTGAGTGCAGCTTTCTGCTTGGGGTGTAGAGGTGGGCATGGGGAATCCCTGGGgaccccagcccaccccagacTGCTCCATGGGATGCAGCCACATGCTCCAGGTTCTCACACCAACCCCCGACACCGGCAGGGAGGTGGCAAAGGGGGGGATGTTGGGGTGGTCCAGGCAAGGAGCTGAGCACACAAATGATGCTCCAGACCCATGCCTGAtgtcagccccagcagctgcactcaCGTCCCCTCGGCTCATCCCCAATTGAGAGTCCCTGTaccttccccagcagccacgGTGGTGTCTCAGAAAGAGGAAGCGTCGCCCCCGGCATCCCCCCGCTGTGTCCGGGGCTATTTTGGCTCTGGAGAAAAGCGGAAGGCAGCACCGGGCGGGCGATGCCCTGCAGCACGCAGGGGCCAGTGGTGGGTGGGGAAAGAGGAACCCCAACATCACCCCTCACCCCCCTTCCCACCTGTGGGATGAGGAAAGAGGATCTGTCTCACCTGAAGCGTTAAAGGTTTTTGGGGACTTGGGCGGTTCCCAGGGTTATTGCAGGGGATCCTCCAATGCGTCCAGCTCCTAATTCCTGCCTTTGGGAACCAGGGGCAGGGTGCTGGTGCACACaccatttttaaatgctggCTTTTGCTCTTCAATGTGTGTTTTGCAACCAGTGCCCAGGTAAATGGTAAATGTTAGCCTGAGTGCCTGCATGTGTGAGTGACCCAGGGAAAGGTCAGGGATATAATTGTGAGTGGGGGCTGATGCTGATGGGGTGGATAGCgatggagggaaggaaggaaggaaggaaggaaggaaggaaggaaggaaggaaggaaggaaggaaggaaggaaggaaggaaggaggaaggaaggaggaaggaaggaggataggaaggaaggaaggaaggaaggaaggaaggaaggaaggaaggaggacggaaggaaggacaggaaggaaggaaggaaggcaggaaggaaggaaggaaggaaggaaggaaggaaggaaggaaggaaggaaggaaggaaggaagataaagggatggatggatggatggatggatggatggatggatggatggatggatggatggatggatggatggatggatggatggatggatggatggatggatggatggatggatggatggatggatggatggatgggcagatAGACACAGGGATGAACAGTCAGGGTCCTATTGCACCCACACTCTGCAGGAGGccatccagctgtgctccctccccaTTTCACCCCCGGCTGATGCTGTGGGAACGGGGGCACTGCCGTGGGGGGAGGACAAGAAGGGCCAAAGGCTGGCCGCTGGCCATCACCGACGCCCCTGGGCGGTGGTGTCTCTGCCGAACAGAGATAGCCCCACCGGCCGCCCCTCTTGCTCCGGGGATGCTCCATCAACACCTGGCGCCCGGGGATCAACACCGGGCCGGGGCAGGGCGATAGGGGCTGTATCAGCCGGCGCAGGCTGGCTCCCCGCTCCGCCGGGGCGGGTGCCActggcagaaggagcaggagccgGCCCGCTCCGCTGGGCCCCTTCCAGCCGCGGGGAGGAGcggcaggagagcagagcccgGCGGCTGTGCACGGGCAGGGAGGGAATCTAGGTCAGGGCTTGCTTTAAAagggggcacagagcccagaacGCGGCGGCTTCCAGAGAAGCCACGGAGCAGCAGCGCCTGCCCGAGCCCGGCGCAGACACCGGGAGCTGGCAGCGGAGGAATGTCGGCGCTCACCCGGAGCATCCCCATCCCGGGAGCTGCGGGGCCGAGGACGCCCACGGGTGCTGCTCCTCGTGTGCGTGGCCGTTCACGCAATTCCTTGCTTTGCTGGGAAACGGTGGTTTGTAGCTCAGGGCTGGAAAACAACGTGGTATCCGGGGACATGCGTTTTCCAGAGACACGCgtgcctgggcacagggagatgCCGCTCACCTCCCAAACGAGAGGGTCAAAtggctccctccttcccctccgCCTCCACACGGCTGGAAGGGCGTCAGCGAAGGGAACTCGCCCCATGTCTGACATTTCTGCATTCGCCAGCAAAcggccaaaaaaaaaaaaaaaaaaaaaaagccccaaccgAGCAAAAATCCCGGTGGCAGCAAAAAGGGAACCGGGGAGAGGTGGAGGGTGCAGAGCTGCGGCTGCCAGGGTGAGCAAATTCCTCCACATTTTGCCCCCCAAATatctgcccagccctggcagagccacagcagatCCGAAAACACaaaagggattttatttttcccctctccccaaaTTTAGGATTGTTCTGCACTTCCCAACATCCTTCAAGGTCTTGGGATTGGGGGATGATTAAGTTGGCACCACGATGCATTTAATTAAAAGCCAGCGCCTGAAGGTGGAGGGAAATCAGCTGCTAGAGCAGGGGATTTTTGGAGGGCAATCCCGTGAGGCACAGCCTGATCCCTGGCTGTTCAGGGAGGCTGGACTTGGCAGGGCTTtgtgcctggcagagctggcagaggccACCGCAGTCCCTGTGAGCcgcagccctcccagcccctcctgctgcagccacctcaGGGCCAGATTTTCAGGAACTCAGGCTCCGGTGAGCTTggaaaaatccagatttttctCATGGGCTCAACATTTGGCCACTCCCTGGGTTTTCACTGAGCTCAGCTTCGAAATGAGGTGTGCACCAAGGCTCCAAAATTCACAATAACCCCTCAAAAAATCCCCCAATAAAAAGTTTAGCTGTTCAAGTGCTCCCTGTCCTTCCAAGGCCAAGCAGGCGGATGGGTGTCatgtgctgtgctccaggaagGGCATTTCCAGGAGCTCTTGTGGGTGCTAACCCTCTGCTCGGGTGGCCAAGGTGCTGATGGAAAGGGCTCTGACAAATTCCATTTCCCCATTTGTATTCACTTCCCTTTTCATGCCTCGTCCTGGGGAACCCGTAGAGACAGGGGAAAAggctctgaaaatgaaatgaggCCGCAGCCCAGTGGGATTTTCAAGCAAGGGATTGCAAAATAGCTGGGAGCTTTGCAGCCCAGGGCTTCCAGGTGCCCTGACACAGGTCTCAGACCCTTGCGGaactgcaggctgtgctgccatccaCACCCAGCCCCTCCAAAGGGAACAGCAGAATCTCACCAGAGCCGAGCTCTGCCCGCAGCAGGCACTGGCCAGACCTCCCCCTCCTGCCACTAATTCCTCTTTGATGTCACTGCAGGTGGCACCGTGGCAATCCCGGTTTTGAGGCACATTTGGAGCCTGATTCCTGCAGCTGCAAtagtgtgtgtgagtgtgagtaGCGTGCAAGAGTGTGATGGTGAGTAGTGTGCAAGAGTGTGAGTGACTGTGTAAGGGTGTGCGTGACTGTGAGTAGTATGCAAGAGTGTTAGTAGTGTGCAAGAGTGTGAGTGTGAGCAGCGTGCAAAAGTGTGCGCTAGAATGACTGAGTGTGCACCAGTGTGAGTGGCGTGCGCTCCCACCCGCGGCCATGGCCTCTTGCCCAGGTTGGGGGGGTCCCTGTGCCCGGGCCCCCGGGGCGGGCTGGGGGTGCCGGGAAGGCTCCGGGCTCCGCAGCCACCGCCGGGCCTAACGGGAGCCCCGAGTCCCGAAGGAGTGTGCGGGGACAGCCGGGGCGGCTCGTCACCGTGCTGAGCGATCGGCGCTAATTAACGAGAGCGGCGGGAGCTGGGCCGGGGAACGGACCTCCGGGATCGtacagagcagggcagggaagtcCCCGGTGCCCCGTGCCGGTGCTGCCCCATGGCCACGGTGTCCCATTCCGGCGCCGCCCGGTGTGTCGGGCCGTGCCCACTGTCCCGGTGCCCCGTGCCGGTGCTGCCCCCTGCCCTCCGGCCGCGCTCACGGcaccgcccggccccgcccggccccgcccggaCGCGCTGCCCCCTCCATGACGTCACCCCGGTGTCCGGTGCAGGGGGCAGTGACACACGTGTCACCGTCACCGTGGCGACGCGGCGGTGACGCGCTGTGCCCGCGACCCTCCCCGGAACGGGCGGGCGGCGCGCGCTGAGCGCGTCaccgggggcggcggcggcggcggcggctggaCGGGCCCGGGGCGCCGCCATGGAGAGCGCGAACCAGGGTACGGCCCGGGGGCTGCTCCGGCCATGGGGCGCCGGGTGGCGGGGGGTGCCGGGCACGGGGGGAGCCCGAGGACAGCGGTGCGGGAGCTGCCGTTGCCGTGATCGGGGACGCGGCCCCGGGGATGGGGAGCGGCCCCGCGGGTGGGGAGCGGCCCCGGGGGTCTCTCCTTGGCTCCGCTTCCCTCGCCGCGCCCCGTCCCCACCCACGGTGCcgggcacaggggctgtgagGCCGCGGAACGCCCGGCGCTGCCCGGTTCCGATGGATGCTCGTGGAGGAAACTCCGGCCGGGGTTTCTGTTCCTGTCCCCTTCCCGCAGctccgccgccccccgccctgCTTTGCATAACGCGCCTCGCCTGCCGCTTGCTTATTCCGTGCCCTCTGCTCCTTGTCTGCGACAGATATCAACCTTAACTCTCCCAACAAAGGTCTGCTGGCGGATGCCATGACAGATGTTCCCGTGGATAACGCGGCCCGGGGCGCTGCGCCCCAGGGATTGACTCTGgccgaggaggaggagctgagagcCGAGCTCGCCAAGGTACGGGGGGCTCGCCCGGGCAGCGTGTGCCCCGGCTGTGATCTGCTGGGAAGGAACAAACAGGAGCCACGGGGGCAGGACCgggtgttttgttgttggggtttgtttttttggcttttaattTTGCAGTGTTACCTTTGGGTCTCGGAGGTAATTGTTAAAATGCACAAAGCTGGCAGATACTTCAAACGCTGCGGTGTGTTGTTTGCTCTTTCCCAGAACAGCCTAATTTAGAGCTCTAAGGAAACAAGTGGCTTTTGATGCCATGAGCTCAGTGTAGGATTTGAGTTCCATGTGAAGCCAGAAAACACTTCAGGCACATACTAAGCAAAAGAAAGCCATTTTTCCTTGGGAAACTGAAACATTGGAGCACTTAATGAGCTTTTCTTCTTACCTTTAACccttaaatatttattacacTTTACCGCAACTATTTTTGGTGCCTATACATTTTCAAAGAGCTGAGGGTTTACATTGTAACATCCTGAAGTTTGAGCACCTCTGGTTATCATTTCTGTCTGAAATGTGGCTGAAGATAATTGCAGCTGTTTCTCCGTGGTCCTTTCCTTCATGTGAGAATCCTGTGGTAATTCTTTGACCTGCAGCTTATGGCAGGGGGGGActttgctgctctgggtgctcaTGCAGGGCTTGGTGAGCTGCAGCTAAGGTAGAAATGAACCCACTCTGCCTGGAAGCAGCTCCAGAGTGCTTTGAAAGTGTTGTAGGAAAaaactctgaggaaaaaacTCTTTGCTTTAAAGAcatcagaggaaaagaaacaaaagataaaatcttAGTTAATAAGGTTTGGCGACTGAGTGATGTTTACTGTTGAAATTACAATACAAGGAATGGGTTCTGTTCATCTCAGTGCCACTAAGTCACAGTGACTTGTATGGAGGTGAAGTCTGAGTGGCCTCCCATTCCAGCACAGTCCATGTTGAGTTGAATAATTCATCTGATGTTCTTTTCAATTTTTGAAATGAATGTTAATGAGATGTTGCTAGTTTCAAGGGAggtaaaaatctgttttaatttagtttttaacTGAACTGTGATTTAACACaaatctctgcctttctctAAGGTTGAAGAAGAAATTGGTACTCTCAGACAAGTTCTGGCTGCCAAAGAGAGGCACTGTGGAGAGCTGAAGAGGAAGCTGGGTCTGACTCCCTTGGATGGGCTAAAGCAGAACCTGTCCAAAAGCTGGCATGATGTCCAAGTCTCCAACGCGTGAGTGTTGCTTGTGACTCCTGTGTTTAACCAGGG is from Serinus canaria isolate serCan28SL12 chromosome 20, serCan2020, whole genome shotgun sequence and encodes:
- the TPD52L2 gene encoding tumor protein D54 isoform X4, with product MESANQDINLNSPNKGLLADAMTDVPVDNAARGAAPQGLTLAEEEELRAELAKVEEEIGTLRQVLAAKERHCGELKRKLGLTPLDGLKQNLSKSWHDVQVSNAYLSASSTLEDWNEKLTQSEAYKKTQETLSQAGQKTSAALSNVGSVISRKLGDMRNSATFKSFEDRVGTIKSRVVGSRENSTDGLHSPSGAGDKPPQDNAPF
- the TPD52L2 gene encoding tumor protein D54 isoform X3; the protein is MESANQDINLNSPNKGLLADAMTDVPVDNAARGAAPQGLTLAEEEELRAELAKVEEEIGTLRQVLAAKERHCGELKRKLGLTPLDGLKQNLSKSWHDVQVSNAYVKTSEKLGEWNDKVTQSDFYKKTQETLSQAGQKTSAALSNVGSVISRKLGDMRNSATFKSFEDRVGTIKSRVVGSRENSTDGLHSPSGAGDKPPQDNAPF
- the TPD52L2 gene encoding tumor protein D54 isoform X5; this translates as MESANQDINLNSPNKGLLADAMTDVPVDNAARGAAPQGLTLAEEEELRAELAKVEEEIGTLRQVLAAKERHCGELKRKLGLTPLDGLKQNLSKSWHDVQVSNAYVKTSEKLGEWNDKVTQSDLYLSASSTLEDWNEKLTQSEAYKKTQETLSQAGQKTSAALSNVGSVISRKLGDMRNSATFKSFEDRVGTIKTSIRANGLSDM